A genomic region of Balearica regulorum gibbericeps isolate bBalReg1 chromosome 8, bBalReg1.pri, whole genome shotgun sequence contains the following coding sequences:
- the YIPF1 gene encoding protein YIPF1 has product MATVDDLKFQEFDDAANLLAANPDATTISIDEPAEIPKNQHGRLQEPGREEDDELLGTDDSDKTELLAGQKKSAPFWTFEYYQTFFDVDTYQVLDRIKGSVFPVPGKNFVRLYIRSNPDLYGPFWICATLVFTIAVSGNLSNFFIHLGKPTYHYVPEFRKVSIAATTIYAYAWLVPLALWGFLVWRNSKVMNIVSYSFLEIVCVYGYSLFIYIPTAILWIIPQNMVRWVLMMFSLCLSGSVLVMTFWPAVRDDNRRIALATVGTIVLLHALLAVGCLAYFFDAPELDFPASINPDHNGTTVIIESW; this is encoded by the exons ATGGCGACTGTGGATGACCTCAAATTTCAAG AATTTGACGATGCAGCTAATTTGCTTGCAGCAAATCCTGACGCTACCACAATAAGCATCGACGAGCCAGCTGAAATCCCCAAGAATCAGCACGGCCGTCTGCAAGAgccagggagagaagaggatgATGAATTACTGGGGACTGATGACTCTGATAAAACAGAG CTGCTTGCAGGACAGAAGAAAAGTGCCCCTTTCTGGACATTTGAGTACTACCAGACGTTCTTCGATGTGGACACTTACCAG GTCCTGGACAGAATCAAAGGTTCAGTTTTCCCAGTACCAGGGAAGAACTTTGTAAGGCTGTATATCCGCAGCAATCCTGACCTTTATG gTCCCTTTTGGATATGTGCCACGCTCGTCTTTACCATTGCTGTTAGTGGCAATCTCTCTAATTTCTTCATCCATCTGGGCAAGCCAACATACCACTATGTGCCCGAGTTCAGAAAAG TGTCCATAGCAGCAACAACGATTTATGCGTACGCTTGGCTTGTTCCCCTTGCTCTCTGGGGATTCCTGGTGTGGAGGAACAGTAAAGTTATGAACATTGTGTCCTACTCCTTCCTGGAGATCGTGTGTGTGTATGGCTACTCCCTCTTCATTTACATTCCCACAGCG attttatgGATCATTCCGCAAAACATGGTACGCTGGGTCCTGATGATGTTCTCCCTGTGCCTTTCGGGGTCTGTTTTGGTGATGACCTTTTGGCCCGCTGTCCGAGATGACAACCGGAGGATTGCGCTGGCGACCGTGGGGACCATTGTTCTGCTTCATGCCCTGCTGGCTGTCGGCTGTTTG GCATACTTTTTTGATGCCCCTGAACTGGATTTTCCTGCATCTATTAACCCTGATCACAATGGAACAACAGTAATAATAGAGAGCTGGTAA
- the NDC1 gene encoding nucleoporin NDC1 isoform X1 has translation MEAGPGPGRQRALLRQVLGWRVAAAVAWSVLLLPLCTAAFVVLSGLDPFHPVRWISNSFNDLYTSYVIFCILLMSVVILIISIFNVEFYAVVPSIPCSRLALIGKIIHPQQVIHSIVHAVMGMVVAWCAAVMTKGKFQFLAVPCTPSESVDDAVPQMCLNEYHLFFLLSGAFMGYSYSLLYLINNMNYLPFPIIQQYKYLRFRRSLPLLVKHSCVESLYFVRNFCVTYYFFGYIPKVWISTTMDLHIDSKVHHLDTLTGLLDISLFYHAWLCGVFLLITWYIAWLLFKIYATETHHFPIQPTFAEETDQCLPKILNSNPPLIIKFLALQDLTLLSQYSPVRRQEVFSLSQPGGHPHNWTAISRECLSLLSDLTQRLITQQEAAAANGRAKQPAGELKVSPQTPGAAVTEDMSFQSQRSNIVPRASMSSLVKSSLMPLKTSPASDVGSPFSSPALNCKMGILDVNSPWHGSVQSPHVLRRGPKLWTSGSDLQMNGSHHESFPVLSAARVGSEAVQPSFIYTWLQNKQEQIKNFLSKRVLIMYFFSKHPEASIQAVFSDAQMHIWALEGLSHLVAASFTEDQFGVVQTTLPAILNTLLTLQEVVDRHFKLPHVSSKPPRISGSLVDTSYKTLRFALRASLKTALYRITTVFGEHLNAVQVSTEHKKRLQQFLEYKE, from the exons ATGgaggcggggccggggccggggcggcagCGGGCGCTGCTCCGCCAG gtgctgggctggagagTGGCGGCCGCCGTCGCCTGGtccgtgctgctgctgcctctctgcaccGCGGCCTTCGTCGTCCTCAGCGGCCTCGACCCCTTCCACCCGGTGCGCTGGATCTCCA attccTTCAATGATTTATATACTTCCTACGTCATCTTTTGTATCCTCCTTATGTCTGTGGTGATACTAATAATAAGCATCTTCAACGTTGAATTTTATGCAG TTGTGCCATCAATACCATGCTCTCGACTAGCACTGATAGGAAAAATTATTCACCCTCAGCAAGTTATCCATTCGATTGTTCATGCTGTAATGGGAATGGTGGTTGCTTGGTGCGCTGCAGTTATGACAAAAGGGAAGTTCCAGTTTCTTGCTGTGCCCTGCACTCCTTCGGAAAG CGTCGATGATGCTGTTCCTCAGATGTGCCTAAATGAATATCACctcttttttctactttctggAGCTTTCATGGGATATAGTTATAGTCTTTTGTATCTTATTAACAATATGAATTATTTGCCATTTCCAATCATACAG cAATACAAGTACTTACGTTTCAGAAGATCTTTGCCTCTCCTGGTTAAACACAGTTGTGTGGAATCGCTGTATTTCGTTAGAAACTTCTGTGTCACATATTACTTTTTTG GTTACATCCCAAAGGTATGGATAAGTACCACGATGGATCTTCATATAGACAG TAAAGTGCATCATCTTGACACTCTAACTGGCTTATTGGATATCTCCTTGTTTTACCATGCCTGGTTATGTGGCGTGTTTCTTCTGATTACCTGGTACATTGCATGGTTACTCTTCAAAATCTACGCTACAGAG ACACATCATTTTCCGATCCAGCCAACTTTTGCTGAGGAGACAGACCAGTGCCTGCCTAAAATCTTGAACAGCAACCCTCCCCTTATTATAAAG TTTTTAGCCTTACAAGACTTGACGTTACTTTCCCAATATTCCCCTGTTCGACGACAGGAAGTCTTTAGCCTTAGTCAGCCAG GTGGGCACCCACACAACTGGACTGCAATATCAAGGGAGTGTTTGAGTCTGCTGAGTGATCTGACCCAGAggctgatcacacagcaggaagctgcagcagcaaatggGAGAGCAAAGCAGCCAGCAGGAGAGCTGAAAGTATCTCCACAGACTCCAG GAGCTGCTGTGACAGAAGACATGTCTTTCCAGTCACAGAGGTCTAATATTGTTCCCAGAGCCTCCATGTCTTCACTGGTTAAATCATCCCTAATGCCTTTAAAGACATCGCCTGCATCTGATGTTGGTTCGCCTTTCAGCTCGCCTGCTTTAAATTGCAAGATGGGAATTCTGGATGTAAACTCTCCTTGGCATGGATCAGTCCAGAGTCCTCATGTTTTGAGAAGGGGACCAAAGCTGTGGACATCAGGTTCAG ATCTGCAAATGAATGGTTCCCACCACGAATCCTTCCCAGTGCTGTCTGCTGCAAGAGTTGGCAGTGAGGCAGTACAGCCAAGCTTTATTTACACATGGCTTCAGAACAAGCAAGAACAG ataaaaaacTTTTTGTCAAAGCGAGTGCTCataatgtatttcttcagcAAG CACCCAGAAGCCTCCATCCAGGCTGTCTTCTCTGATGCCCAAATGCACATCTGGGCTTTGGAAG gtcTATCTCATTTGGTAGCAGCCTCCTTTACTGAAGACCAATTTGGAGTTGTCCAAACTACACTGCCAGCTATCCTGAATACTTTACTGACTCTTCAGGAG GTTGTAGACAGACATTTCAAACTGCCTCATGTTTCTAGCAAACCCCCCAGGATTTCAGGAAGTCTGGTGGACACATCCTACAAAACACTACGATTTGCACTTAGAGCATCTCTGAAAACAGCACTATACCGGATAACTACTGTCTTCGGAGAACACTTAAA TGCAGTGCAGGTGTCTACAGAACATAAGAAAAGACTTCAGCAATTCCTGGaatacaaagaataa
- the NDC1 gene encoding nucleoporin NDC1 isoform X2, whose product MTVTSWYSFNDLYTSYVIFCILLMSVVILIISIFNVEFYAVVPSIPCSRLALIGKIIHPQQVIHSIVHAVMGMVVAWCAAVMTKGKFQFLAVPCTPSESVDDAVPQMCLNEYHLFFLLSGAFMGYSYSLLYLINNMNYLPFPIIQQYKYLRFRRSLPLLVKHSCVESLYFVRNFCVTYYFFGYIPKVWISTTMDLHIDSKVHHLDTLTGLLDISLFYHAWLCGVFLLITWYIAWLLFKIYATETHHFPIQPTFAEETDQCLPKILNSNPPLIIKFLALQDLTLLSQYSPVRRQEVFSLSQPGGHPHNWTAISRECLSLLSDLTQRLITQQEAAAANGRAKQPAGELKVSPQTPGAAVTEDMSFQSQRSNIVPRASMSSLVKSSLMPLKTSPASDVGSPFSSPALNCKMGILDVNSPWHGSVQSPHVLRRGPKLWTSGSDLQMNGSHHESFPVLSAARVGSEAVQPSFIYTWLQNKQEQIKNFLSKRVLIMYFFSKHPEASIQAVFSDAQMHIWALEGLSHLVAASFTEDQFGVVQTTLPAILNTLLTLQEVVDRHFKLPHVSSKPPRISGSLVDTSYKTLRFALRASLKTALYRITTVFGEHLNAVQVSTEHKKRLQQFLEYKE is encoded by the exons ATGACTGTCACAAGCTGGT attccTTCAATGATTTATATACTTCCTACGTCATCTTTTGTATCCTCCTTATGTCTGTGGTGATACTAATAATAAGCATCTTCAACGTTGAATTTTATGCAG TTGTGCCATCAATACCATGCTCTCGACTAGCACTGATAGGAAAAATTATTCACCCTCAGCAAGTTATCCATTCGATTGTTCATGCTGTAATGGGAATGGTGGTTGCTTGGTGCGCTGCAGTTATGACAAAAGGGAAGTTCCAGTTTCTTGCTGTGCCCTGCACTCCTTCGGAAAG CGTCGATGATGCTGTTCCTCAGATGTGCCTAAATGAATATCACctcttttttctactttctggAGCTTTCATGGGATATAGTTATAGTCTTTTGTATCTTATTAACAATATGAATTATTTGCCATTTCCAATCATACAG cAATACAAGTACTTACGTTTCAGAAGATCTTTGCCTCTCCTGGTTAAACACAGTTGTGTGGAATCGCTGTATTTCGTTAGAAACTTCTGTGTCACATATTACTTTTTTG GTTACATCCCAAAGGTATGGATAAGTACCACGATGGATCTTCATATAGACAG TAAAGTGCATCATCTTGACACTCTAACTGGCTTATTGGATATCTCCTTGTTTTACCATGCCTGGTTATGTGGCGTGTTTCTTCTGATTACCTGGTACATTGCATGGTTACTCTTCAAAATCTACGCTACAGAG ACACATCATTTTCCGATCCAGCCAACTTTTGCTGAGGAGACAGACCAGTGCCTGCCTAAAATCTTGAACAGCAACCCTCCCCTTATTATAAAG TTTTTAGCCTTACAAGACTTGACGTTACTTTCCCAATATTCCCCTGTTCGACGACAGGAAGTCTTTAGCCTTAGTCAGCCAG GTGGGCACCCACACAACTGGACTGCAATATCAAGGGAGTGTTTGAGTCTGCTGAGTGATCTGACCCAGAggctgatcacacagcaggaagctgcagcagcaaatggGAGAGCAAAGCAGCCAGCAGGAGAGCTGAAAGTATCTCCACAGACTCCAG GAGCTGCTGTGACAGAAGACATGTCTTTCCAGTCACAGAGGTCTAATATTGTTCCCAGAGCCTCCATGTCTTCACTGGTTAAATCATCCCTAATGCCTTTAAAGACATCGCCTGCATCTGATGTTGGTTCGCCTTTCAGCTCGCCTGCTTTAAATTGCAAGATGGGAATTCTGGATGTAAACTCTCCTTGGCATGGATCAGTCCAGAGTCCTCATGTTTTGAGAAGGGGACCAAAGCTGTGGACATCAGGTTCAG ATCTGCAAATGAATGGTTCCCACCACGAATCCTTCCCAGTGCTGTCTGCTGCAAGAGTTGGCAGTGAGGCAGTACAGCCAAGCTTTATTTACACATGGCTTCAGAACAAGCAAGAACAG ataaaaaacTTTTTGTCAAAGCGAGTGCTCataatgtatttcttcagcAAG CACCCAGAAGCCTCCATCCAGGCTGTCTTCTCTGATGCCCAAATGCACATCTGGGCTTTGGAAG gtcTATCTCATTTGGTAGCAGCCTCCTTTACTGAAGACCAATTTGGAGTTGTCCAAACTACACTGCCAGCTATCCTGAATACTTTACTGACTCTTCAGGAG GTTGTAGACAGACATTTCAAACTGCCTCATGTTTCTAGCAAACCCCCCAGGATTTCAGGAAGTCTGGTGGACACATCCTACAAAACACTACGATTTGCACTTAGAGCATCTCTGAAAACAGCACTATACCGGATAACTACTGTCTTCGGAGAACACTTAAA TGCAGTGCAGGTGTCTACAGAACATAAGAAAAGACTTCAGCAATTCCTGGaatacaaagaataa
- the DIO1 gene encoding type I iodothyronine deiodinase isoform X2, with product MFGIRVFLQKFLILLHVTMSVVVGKTLMILFPDAMRRYILKQGEKSRMNENPKFSYENWGPTFFSFKYLLFVLKVKWKRLEDEAYEGHPAPNTPVVTFNGEVRHLFDFMQENRMPI from the exons ATGTTTGGGATCAGGGTATTCCTACAAAAATTCCTGATTCTTCTGCATGTCACTATGAGTGTTGTCGTTGGCAAAACACTGATGATACTGTTTCCTGATGCCATGAGAAGATACATCCTAAAACAGGGCGAAAAGAGCAGAATGAACGAGAATCCAAAGTTCAGCTACGAAAATTGGGGTCCGACTTTTTTCAGCTTCAAGTATTTGCTCTTTGTACTGAAGGTGAAGTGGAAGAGGCTGGAGGATGAAGCCTATGAGGGACATCCCGCTCCCAACACACCGGTGGTGACTTTCAACGGGGAAGTTCGTCACCTCTTTGATTTCATGCAAG AAAATAGAATGCCCATCTGA
- the DIO1 gene encoding type I iodothyronine deiodinase isoform X1, with protein sequence MFGIRVFLQKFLILLHVTMSVVVGKTLMILFPDAMRRYILKQGEKSRMNENPKFSYENWGPTFFSFKYLLFVLKVKWKRLEDEAYEGHPAPNTPVVTFNGEVRHLFDFMQDNRPLILNFGSCTUPSFMLKFGEFNKLIKDFSSIADFLIIYIEEAHAVDGWAFKNNIVIKNHRSLEDRKIAAQFLQKNNPLCPVVLDTMENLSSSKYAALPERLYLLQGGKVMYKGGVGPWNYHPQEIRAILEKLK encoded by the exons ATGTTTGGGATCAGGGTATTCCTACAAAAATTCCTGATTCTTCTGCATGTCACTATGAGTGTTGTCGTTGGCAAAACACTGATGATACTGTTTCCTGATGCCATGAGAAGATACATCCTAAAACAGGGCGAAAAGAGCAGAATGAACGAGAATCCAAAGTTCAGCTACGAAAATTGGGGTCCGACTTTTTTCAGCTTCAAGTATTTGCTCTTTGTACTGAAGGTGAAGTGGAAGAGGCTGGAGGATGAAGCCTATGAGGGACATCCCGCTCCCAACACACCGGTGGTGACTTTCAACGGGGAAGTTCGTCACCTCTTTGATTTCATGCAAG ataaCCGACCTTTAATCCTGAATTTTGGAAGTTGCACCTGACCTtcatttatgttaaaatttgGTGAGTTCAACAAGCTCATCAAAGATTTCAGCTCAATAGCGGATTTCCTTATCATCTACATTGAAGAAGCTCACGCAGTAG aTGGAtgggcttttaaaaacaatattgttattaaaaatCACCGAAGCCTTGAAGATCGAAAAATTGCAGCacagtttcttcagaaaaataatcctttatGTCCAGTGGTTTTAGACACAATGGAAAACCTGAGCAGTTCAAAATACGCTGCATTGCCAGAACGACTGTATCTACTTCAAGGAGGGAAGGTCATGTACAAG GGAGGAGTGGGGCCTTGGAATTACCATCCCCAGGAAATACGTGCCATcctggaaaaactgaaatag